One genomic segment of Stigmatella erecta includes these proteins:
- the norR gene encoding nitric oxide reductase transcriptional regulator NorR, with protein sequence MTSSPVFQALIPLVDDLSRDLPEQERYRRLLQALRLLLPCDAAALLRLEGEWLVPLSVNGLSEDTLGRRFRVSEHPRFQVLLANRGPTRFPADSALPDPYDGLVQGAHGDLQVHDCMGCPLLVDEHVWGLLTLDALAPGRLAPVALATLQAFASLAAATVRVTQRIERLVMRAEGEFQRAETYRLAAGQRPPTLIGQSEPFRKLLEDITLVGASALSVLISGETGVGKELVAQALHAASPRAHRPLVSLNCAALPESLVESELFGHVVGAFSGAVSDRRGKFELADGGTLLLDEVGELPLPVQAKLLRVLQSGQLQRLGSDREHRIDVRLLAATNRDLAEEVRQGRYRADLYHRLSVFPLRVPALRERGTDVLLLTGYFLEENRSRLGLRSLRLSSDAEAALCAYAWPGNVRELEHLVARTALRAYGQRRDDSRILTLSAEDFALHGEPAGPSRAEPKPGPEEAPVGDLREAVEHFERRQIRASLDRHQGNWASAARELGLDRANLRRLAKRLGLG encoded by the coding sequence ATGACTTCGTCGCCGGTGTTCCAGGCGTTGATCCCCCTGGTGGATGACCTGTCGCGGGATCTGCCCGAGCAGGAGCGCTACCGGCGGCTGTTGCAGGCGTTGCGCCTGCTGCTGCCGTGCGATGCGGCCGCGCTGCTGCGCCTGGAGGGGGAGTGGCTGGTCCCCCTGTCGGTCAATGGCCTCTCGGAGGACACGCTGGGGCGGCGCTTCCGGGTGAGCGAGCATCCGCGCTTCCAGGTGCTGCTGGCCAACAGGGGGCCGACGCGCTTTCCCGCCGACAGCGCGCTGCCGGACCCCTACGACGGCCTGGTGCAGGGGGCGCACGGCGATCTCCAGGTCCACGATTGCATGGGCTGCCCGCTGCTGGTGGACGAGCACGTGTGGGGCCTGCTGACCCTGGACGCGTTGGCCCCCGGGCGGCTGGCCCCCGTGGCCCTGGCCACCTTGCAGGCCTTCGCGAGCCTGGCGGCGGCCACCGTGCGGGTGACCCAGCGCATCGAGCGGCTGGTGATGCGGGCCGAGGGCGAGTTCCAGCGGGCGGAGACCTACCGTCTGGCCGCCGGACAGCGGCCCCCTACGTTGATTGGCCAGAGCGAGCCCTTCCGCAAGCTCCTGGAGGACATCACGCTGGTGGGCGCCAGCGCGCTGAGCGTGCTCATCAGCGGTGAGACCGGGGTGGGCAAGGAGCTGGTGGCCCAGGCGCTCCACGCGGCCTCACCCCGCGCGCACCGGCCGCTCGTCAGCCTCAACTGCGCCGCCTTGCCCGAGAGCCTGGTGGAGAGCGAGCTCTTCGGCCACGTCGTGGGGGCCTTCTCGGGGGCGGTGAGCGACCGGCGCGGCAAGTTCGAGCTGGCCGATGGGGGCACGCTGCTGCTGGACGAGGTGGGTGAGCTGCCACTTCCGGTGCAGGCCAAGCTGCTGCGCGTGCTCCAGAGCGGGCAGCTGCAGCGCCTGGGCTCGGACCGGGAGCACCGCATCGACGTGCGGCTGCTCGCCGCCACCAACCGGGACCTGGCCGAGGAGGTGCGGCAGGGGCGCTACCGGGCAGACCTCTACCACCGGCTCAGCGTGTTTCCGCTGCGCGTGCCCGCCCTGCGCGAGCGTGGCACCGACGTGCTGCTGCTGACGGGCTATTTCCTCGAGGAGAACCGCTCGCGCCTGGGCCTGCGCAGCCTGCGCCTGAGCAGCGATGCGGAGGCCGCGCTGTGCGCCTACGCCTGGCCTGGGAACGTGCGGGAGCTGGAACACCTGGTGGCCCGCACCGCGCTCCGGGCCTATGGCCAGCGCCGCGATGACAGCCGCATCCTCACCCTGTCGGCGGAGGACTTCGCGTTGCACGGAGAACCCGCGGGCCCTTCCCGGGCGGAGCCCAAGCCTGGGCCGGAGGAGGCCCCGGTGGGGGACCTCCGCGAGGCGGTGGAGCACTTCGAGCGCCGGCAGATCCGCGCGAGCCTCGATCGGCACCAGGGCAACTGGGCCTCCGCGGCGCGCGAGCTGGGCCTGGATCGCGCCAACCTGCGGCGGCTGGCCAAGCGCCTGGGGCTGGGCTGA